One region of Danio aesculapii chromosome 7, fDanAes4.1, whole genome shotgun sequence genomic DNA includes:
- the cd248a gene encoding CD248 molecule, endosialin a has product MGCPVLCVILLSSLLGLYGVQAQDLRERDALCNEDGCYVLYFQRKIFLDAWRSCKELDGNLATIRHPKDAEMVRELFSNVELRQHHRGKANIWIGLQRQPRQCSPTRSLRGFSWVTGDQDTQFTNWLQDDSASTCSSPRCVVMPYSTGATERGDNLKWKDGPCSISVDGYLCKYNFRGMCTAIASEGGGNILYSTPFNLLSTILTHVPYGSVATVPCLAKDDQSVLCTQKEDGTVFWNRDPPFCTETSKTSWCDQDNGGCHHYCIETSLHHYCDCNEGFLLAEDGVSCFPSDPCNGAPCEFECLPVMDGYRCACPDGYMLAPDERGCVDVDECLQSPCEHICVNSPGTFECRCRDGYQQDEDGACEDLDECINNPCEHACENTMGSHICHCHYGFAPLQEDQSHCHDIDECQIEGTCEQMCINYDGGFECYCEEGYNLQPDHYSCRLIGDDTTTVFDPSSTPIWGPEHYSYPWHFSHEPDLKIPQNWQTELPNVETVSTDSFLTSEEEPETTTLTESSPEVTNIDGYLHPQEPHHNAFFPPTIPTPTPDYYEDESTTVPTELPSSTTLGGAWNWLWFSSTQTKPEIQETANNPLDFPGDYDPYDPDHFNDNFDDEYTTFGPEQQTSTLFPMQSLGVEEKGILNEDSSSEKSHGTSWLLVGLLVPLCIFIVVMVVLGIIYCTRYTVKPQNKNTNDCYHWIAGAGDKAAADISGSGTKSNV; this is encoded by the coding sequence ATGGGGTGTCCAGTTCTGTGTGttattctgctgtcttcattacttGGCCTCTATGGGGTGCAAGCTCAGGACTTAAGAGAACGGGATGCGCTCTGCAATGAGGACGGATGCTATGTACTCTACTTTCAGCGCAAGATCTTCCTGGACGCCTGGCGGAGCTGCAAGGAACTAGACGGGAATTTGGCTACCATCAGACATCCAAAGGACGCAGAAATGGTCAGAGAACTCTTCTCCAACGTAGAACTGAGACAGCACCACAGAGGAAAGGCAAATATCTGGATTGGCCTTCAGCGACAACCACGGCAATGTTCTCCCACTCGGTCCCTGCGTGGCTTCTCGTGGGTCACTGGAGATCAGGACACCCAGTTTACAAACTGGCTGCAAGACGATTCGGCAAGTACCTGCTCATCCCCACGATGTGTGGTGATGCCCTACAGCACTGGAGCCACTGAACGAGGGGATAATCTAAAATGGAAAGATGGACCTTGTTCGATTTCAGTGGATGGCTACCTGTGCAAGTACAACTTCCGAGGCATGTGTACTGCTATTGCTAGCGAGGGAGGAGGGAATATACTTTACAGTACCCCTTTTAACCTGCTGAGCACCATCTTAACACATGTCCCGTATGGATCGGTTGCAACTGTACCATGTCTTGCTAAGGATGACCAGTCAGTTCTGTGCACACAAAAGGAAGATGGAACTGTATTTTGGAACAGAGATCCACCTTTTTGCACTGAAACATCTAAGACAAGTTGGTGCGATCAGGATAATGGAGGCTGCCATCACTACTGCATTGAAACCAGCTTGCACCACTACTGTGACTGCAATGAGGGGTTTCTCCTGGCTGAAGATGGGGTAAGCTGCTTTCCGTCTGACCCTTGCAATGGAGCTCCATGTGAGTTTGAGTGTTTGCCTGTGATGGATGGCTACCGCTGTGCCTGCCCTGATGGCTACATGTTGGCACCTGATGAACGGGGCTGTGTTGATGTCGACGAATGCCTACAGAGTCCTTGTGAGCATATCTGTGTAAATTCACCTGGAACTTTTGAGTGTCGCTGCCGGGATGGGTACCAACAGGATGAAGACGGTGCTTGTGAGGATTTGGACGAATGTATAAACAACCCGTGCGAACATGCTTGTGAAAACACAATGGGCTCCCATATTTGCCATTGCCATTATGGTTTTGCCCCATTGCAGGAGGACCAGAGTCACTGTCATGACATTGACGAATGTCAAATTGAAGGCACATGTGAACAGATGTGCATCAATTATGATGGAGGCTTTGAGTGCTATTGTGAAGAAGGTTATAATCTACAACCGGACCATTATTCCTGCAGACTCATTGGAGATGACACAACCACTGTTTTTGACCCATCGTCTACACCCATTTGGGGACCAGAGCACTATTCATACCCATGGCACTTTTCACATGAGCCTGATTTGAAAATACCTCAGAACTGGCAGACTGAGCTGCCCAATGTGGAGACTGTTTCAACAGACTCGTTTTTGACATCTGAAGAGGAACCTGAAACAACTACACTGACTGAAAGCTCCCCTGAGGTCACTAATATTGATGGTTACCTTCATCCACAAGAGCCGCATCATAATGCATTTTttccaccaactattccaacaccCACACCAGACTATTATGAGGATGAAAGCACCACAGTTCCCACAGAACTCCCTTCCTCCACAACTTTAGGCGGGGCTTGGAACTGGCTTTGGTTCAGCTCAACCCAAACAAAGCCTGAGATACAGGAAACTGCAAATAACCCTCTTGACTTCCCTGGAGACTACGACCCCTATGACCCTGACCATTTTAATGACAATTTTGATGATGAATACACCACCTTTGGGCCAGAGCAGCAAACTTCCACCTTGTTCCCAATGCAGTCACTTGGAGTAGAAGAAAAGGGTATCCTTAATGAAGACAGCAGCAGCGAAAAAAGCCACGGGACCAGCTGGTTGCTGGTTGGATTGCTAGTCCCGCTTTGTATATTCATTGTGGTGATGGTAGTCCTGGGCATTATCTATTGTACTCGCTACACAGTTAAACCGCAGAACAAGAACACCAATGATTGCTATCACTGGATTGCTGGTGCTGGTGATAAAGCGGCTGCTGACATATCAGGTAGCGGAACTAAGTCCAATGTTTAA